The following coding sequences lie in one Helicobacter sp. NHP19-012 genomic window:
- a CDS encoding tetratricopeptide repeat protein has protein sequence MSWLLCRVITTFSSTKVMLREYAFLVFVALLMSLGICHANDAKEYLKTAETYFNQKSYAKALEYFQKAADMGSAEAYNDLGIMYTNGRGVAQDFSKGLQYIQKAADMGSAEAYNNLGTVYKQGYGEYFKKDASKALQFFQKAADKGSAEGDYNLGLMYHDPKCAFQDDSKASQYFQKAADKGDANGYVGLAVMYAKGQGVAQNYSKALQFFQKAADMGSAKGYYGLGLLYAYGSGVDRNASKAIQYLQKAGDLGDAKGYYQLGIMHSYLNAVLGIPRSNAKALKYLQKAIDTGLDGADLERTYQALFIIYGSQGDSEGNQKAQQYLLKSEALKSKSGMHISTCGSAVLFDTNSL, from the coding sequence ATGTCTTGGCTTTTGTGTAGGGTGATTACAACTTTTTCTAGTACCAAAGTAATGTTGCGTGAATATGCTTTTTTAGTTTTTGTTGCTCTCTTGATGAGTTTGGGGATTTGCCATGCAAATGATGCAAAAGAATACCTCAAAACGGCTGAAACTTACTTCAACCAAAAAAGTTATGCAAAAGCATTAGAATACTTCCAAAAAGCCGCAGACATGGGGAGTGCTGAAGCTTACAACGATTTAGGGATTATGTACACTAATGGTCGTGGAGTTGCTCAGGATTTTTCAAAGGGATTGCAATACATCCAAAAAGCTGCAGACATGGGGAGTGCTGAAGCTTACAATAATCTAGGAACTGTATACAAACAAGGCTATGGCGAGTATTTTAAAAAAGATGCCTCCAAAGCTTTACAATTTTTTCAAAAGGCGGCGGATAAGGGGAGTGCTGAGGGTGATTATAACCTAGGACTTATGTACCACGACCCAAAATGTGCATTTCAAGATGACTCCAAAGCCTCACAATATTTCCAAAAGGCGGCAGACAAGGGGGATGCTAACGGTTATGTTGGCTTGGCAGTCATGTACGCAAAAGGTCAAGGCGTTGCTCAAAATTATTCCAAAGCACTACAGTTTTTTCAAAAGGCTGCAGACATGGGAAGTGCCAAGGGCTATTATGGCTTAGGTTTATTATATGCATACGGAAGTGGTGTTGATAGAAACGCTTCTAAAGCTATACAATATCTCCAAAAAGCTGGAGATTTGGGAGATGCTAAGGGATATTACCAATTAGGGATTATGCACTCCTACTTAAATGCTGTTTTGGGCATTCCTCGTAGCAATGCCAAAGCATTAAAATATCTCCAAAAAGCCATAGATACGGGACTTGATGGAGCTGATCTTGAACGAACTTATCAAGCATTGTTCATCATATATGGTTCACAAGGGGATTCTGAGGGCAATCAAAAGGCACAGCAGTATCTCTTAAAATCAGAAGCTTTAAAATCAAAGAGTGGAATGCATATTTCAACTTGTGGGAGTGCAGTGCTTTTTGATACGAATAGCCTCTAA